A genomic stretch from Bradyrhizobium quebecense includes:
- a CDS encoding aldehyde dehydrogenase — MKTYQLYINGQYVDPANGEWFDTIDPYRGEAWARIPRGSAADADKAVKSANEAMWRGPWAKMTASARGKVMRKLGDLVAANAERLAEIEVRDNGKLMAEMLGQLRYHPEWWWYFGGLVDKLEGGLVPIDKADTFAYTTHEPVGVVAALTAWNSPLLFVAWKCAAALAAGCAVVVKPSEFTSASTLEFAALTKEAGIPDGIFNVVTGFGPEAGSALISHPGVAKITFTGSDTTGAKVYETAAKSLKRVSLELGGKSPNIVFEDADLTAAAAGAISGIFAATGQTCIAGSRLLVQSSIKEKFVARVLELAKSAKIGDPMQSDTNVGPITTPAQYKKVLDYIDIAKAEGARCLLGGKPASGDGIKGGQFVEPTIFTDVDNTMRIAREEVFGPVLSIISFDSEEDAIRIANDTIYGLAAGIWTKDLARAIRVPKQLRAGTVWVNTYRAISYMMPFGGMKFSGVGRESGIDAVREYQETKSVWISTATDVPANPFVMR; from the coding sequence ATGAAGACCTATCAGCTCTACATCAACGGCCAGTATGTCGACCCCGCCAATGGCGAGTGGTTCGACACCATCGATCCCTATCGCGGCGAGGCCTGGGCCAGAATTCCGCGCGGCTCGGCCGCCGACGCCGACAAGGCGGTGAAATCAGCCAATGAGGCGATGTGGCGCGGCCCGTGGGCGAAGATGACGGCGTCGGCGCGCGGCAAGGTGATGCGCAAGCTCGGCGACCTCGTCGCGGCCAATGCGGAGCGTCTCGCCGAGATCGAGGTGCGCGACAACGGCAAGCTGATGGCCGAGATGCTGGGCCAGCTACGCTACCATCCGGAATGGTGGTGGTATTTCGGCGGCCTCGTCGACAAGCTCGAGGGCGGCTTGGTGCCGATCGACAAGGCGGACACCTTTGCCTACACGACGCATGAGCCGGTCGGCGTCGTCGCGGCGCTGACCGCCTGGAATTCGCCGCTGCTGTTCGTCGCCTGGAAATGCGCCGCCGCGCTTGCCGCCGGTTGCGCCGTGGTCGTGAAGCCCTCGGAATTCACCTCGGCCAGCACGCTGGAATTCGCGGCGCTGACGAAGGAAGCCGGAATTCCCGACGGTATCTTCAACGTGGTGACCGGCTTCGGCCCCGAAGCAGGCTCGGCGCTGATCTCGCATCCCGGCGTCGCCAAGATCACCTTCACGGGGTCGGATACGACAGGCGCAAAGGTCTACGAGACCGCGGCGAAGAGCCTGAAGCGCGTTTCGCTCGAGCTCGGCGGCAAGTCGCCGAACATCGTATTCGAGGATGCCGACCTCACGGCCGCCGCGGCCGGCGCAATCTCCGGCATCTTCGCCGCCACGGGGCAGACCTGCATCGCCGGATCGCGCCTCCTGGTGCAGAGCTCGATCAAGGAGAAGTTCGTCGCGCGCGTATTGGAGCTCGCGAAGTCCGCCAAGATCGGCGATCCCATGCAATCAGACACCAATGTCGGGCCGATCACCACGCCCGCGCAATACAAGAAGGTGCTCGACTACATCGACATTGCAAAAGCCGAAGGCGCACGCTGCCTGCTCGGCGGCAAGCCTGCGTCCGGCGACGGCATCAAGGGCGGCCAGTTCGTCGAGCCGACCATCTTCACCGACGTCGACAACACCATGCGGATCGCGCGCGAGGAGGTGTTCGGCCCGGTGCTGTCGATCATCTCTTTCGACAGCGAGGAAGACGCCATCCGCATCGCCAACGACACCATCTACGGCCTTGCCGCCGGCATCTGGACCAAGGACCTCGCGCGCGCCATCCGCGTGCCGAAGCAGCTCCGCGCCGGCACGGTGTGGGTGAACACCTACCGCGCCATCAGCTACATGATGCCGTTCGGCGGCATGAAGTTCTCCGGCGTCGGCCGCGAGAGCGGCATCGACGCGGTCCGCGAATATCAGGAGACCAAGAGCGTCTGGATCTCGACCGCGACGGACGTGCCGGCGAATCCGTTCGTGATGCGGTGA
- a CDS encoding lysophospholipid acyltransferase family protein translates to MIFLRSLIFNVLFYLVLVLLCIVALPALLLPRGAMMAIEAAWANTSLFLMRVICNIRIEFRGVEKIPSGPLVVASKHQSFWETFALVRFFEYPLFILKRELMMIPVFGWYLKKVGMISVERGGGPRSLVKTLKRAAAEVKLGRQLVIFPEGTRTAPGAAPNYKAGVAQIYAESGVPCLPVALNSGLFWPRRTFMRYPGTLVVEFLDPLPPGLPRDEFMTRLRDQIETATTRIVDAGRAEQAKLFGGVPGAAKG, encoded by the coding sequence ATGATTTTCCTGCGCTCGCTGATCTTCAACGTGCTGTTCTACCTGGTGCTGGTGCTGCTCTGCATCGTCGCGCTGCCGGCGCTGCTGCTGCCGCGCGGCGCGATGATGGCAATCGAGGCCGCGTGGGCCAACACCAGCCTGTTCCTGATGCGCGTGATCTGCAACATCAGGATCGAGTTCCGCGGCGTCGAGAAGATTCCGAGCGGGCCGCTGGTCGTCGCCTCCAAGCACCAGTCGTTCTGGGAGACGTTCGCGCTGGTGCGCTTCTTCGAGTATCCGCTGTTCATCCTCAAGCGCGAGCTGATGATGATCCCGGTGTTCGGCTGGTACCTGAAGAAGGTCGGCATGATCTCGGTCGAGCGCGGCGGCGGCCCGCGCTCGTTGGTCAAGACGCTGAAGCGTGCGGCGGCCGAAGTGAAGCTCGGCCGGCAGCTCGTGATCTTTCCGGAAGGCACCCGCACCGCGCCCGGTGCTGCGCCGAACTACAAGGCGGGCGTCGCGCAGATCTATGCCGAGAGCGGCGTGCCGTGCCTGCCGGTCGCGCTCAATTCGGGGCTGTTCTGGCCGCGCCGCACCTTCATGCGCTATCCCGGCACGCTGGTGGTCGAATTCCTCGATCCATTGCCGCCGGGCCTGCCGCGCGACGAGTTCATGACCCGCCTGCGCGACCAGATCGAAACCGCCACCACCCGCATCGTCGACGCCGGCCGCGCCGAGCAGGCGAAATTGTTCGGCGGCGTGCCGGGTGCGGCGAAGGGGTAG
- a CDS encoding MJ0042-type zinc finger domain-containing protein, with product MHIVCPHCTTSYAINPGTLGEAGRTVRCSRCREVWLARPEDAIGATAPSLAYEAAGSNLAAEWDAMGREEADATPMVESPSISADLPADEDAATEWPAVAEADAAAHAGTQGAGKRRFRLPRLPRLFRLPSLPRIPFMPVIGALPTTCAAMGALIIALFVWRNDVVRLLPQTALFYKMVGLDVNLRGLAFKDLKITNETVDGKPVLVIEGMIVGQTRKPVELPRLRFSVRDAQGAEIYAWNAVLEQPVLNPGERAFFKSRLASPPPEGRNIDVRFFNKHDLTGGRA from the coding sequence ATGCATATCGTTTGCCCACATTGTACAACATCTTACGCCATCAATCCGGGCACCCTGGGCGAGGCCGGACGCACGGTCCGTTGTTCCCGCTGCCGCGAGGTCTGGCTGGCCCGGCCGGAGGACGCGATCGGGGCGACCGCACCCAGTTTGGCCTACGAGGCCGCGGGCTCCAATCTCGCCGCCGAATGGGACGCGATGGGGCGCGAGGAGGCTGACGCGACCCCGATGGTCGAGAGCCCCTCGATTTCGGCCGATTTACCCGCCGACGAGGACGCCGCCACGGAGTGGCCGGCGGTGGCCGAGGCGGATGCCGCCGCCCACGCCGGCACCCAGGGCGCCGGAAAGCGCCGCTTCCGCCTGCCGCGGCTGCCCCGCCTGTTCCGCCTGCCCTCCCTGCCCCGCATTCCCTTCATGCCCGTGATCGGCGCCCTGCCGACCACCTGCGCCGCGATGGGCGCACTGATCATTGCGCTGTTCGTCTGGCGCAACGACGTGGTGCGGCTGCTGCCGCAGACCGCGCTGTTCTACAAGATGGTCGGGCTCGACGTGAATTTGCGCGGCCTCGCCTTCAAGGACCTCAAGATCACCAACGAGACCGTGGACGGCAAGCCGGTGCTGGTGATCGAGGGCATGATCGTCGGCCAGACCCGGAAGCCGGTCGAATTGCCGCGGCTGCGCTTCTCGGTGCGCGACGCCCAGGGCGCCGAAATCTATGCCTGGAATGCGGTGCTGGAGCAGCCGGTGCTCAATCCCGGCGAGCGCGCCTTCTTCAAGTCGCGCCTCGCCTCGCCGCCGCCCGAAGGCCGCAATATCGACGTACGCTTCTTCAACAAGCATGATCTCACCGGCGGCCGCGCCTGA
- a CDS encoding carboxymuconolactone decarboxylase family protein: MDQKTHDKGLEIRKAVLGEAYVNNALKNSDSFNKPFQELVTEYCWGAVWGREELPRKTRSMLNLAMISILNRPHELKAHIKGALTNGVSRDEIREIFMQVSIYAGIPAGVDSFRIAREVFAELDNKA; encoded by the coding sequence ATGGACCAAAAAACACACGACAAGGGGCTCGAAATCCGCAAGGCGGTGCTCGGCGAGGCCTATGTCAACAATGCGCTGAAGAATTCGGACAGCTTCAACAAGCCGTTCCAGGAACTCGTCACGGAATATTGCTGGGGCGCGGTCTGGGGCCGCGAGGAGCTGCCGCGCAAGACGCGCAGCATGCTCAACCTCGCCATGATCTCGATCCTGAACCGCCCGCACGAGCTGAAGGCGCACATCAAGGGCGCGCTGACCAACGGCGTATCACGCGACGAGATCCGGGAGATCTTCATGCAGGTCTCGATCTATGCCGGCATCCCGGCTGGCGTCGACAGCTTCCGCATCGCGCGCGAGGTGTTCGCCGAACTCGACAACAAGGCGTGA
- the ftsE gene encoding cell division ATP-binding protein FtsE — MVRFENVGLRYGLGPEILRDLSFMIPAHSFQFLTGPSGAGKTSLLRLLFLSLRPTRGLVNLFGKDVSLLSKDQVADLRKRIGIVLQDFRLLDHMTTYENVALPFRVMGREESTYRREVIDLLKWVGLGERMDALPPILSGGEKQRAAIARAVISRPQLLLADEPTGSVDPTLGRRLLRLFIELNKSGTAVIIATHDITLMDQYEARRLVLHQGRLHIYE, encoded by the coding sequence TTGGTTCGGTTCGAAAATGTCGGTCTGCGCTACGGGCTCGGCCCGGAGATTTTGCGCGACCTCTCCTTCATGATCCCGGCCCATTCGTTCCAGTTCCTCACCGGGCCGTCGGGCGCGGGCAAGACCTCGCTGCTGCGGCTGTTGTTCCTGTCGTTGCGGCCGACCCGTGGGCTGGTCAATTTGTTCGGCAAGGACGTCTCCCTGCTGAGCAAGGACCAGGTCGCCGACCTGCGCAAGCGTATCGGCATCGTGCTGCAGGATTTCCGCCTGCTCGACCACATGACAACCTATGAGAACGTCGCGCTGCCGTTCCGCGTGATGGGCCGCGAGGAATCGACCTACCGCCGTGAGGTGATCGACCTCTTGAAATGGGTCGGCCTCGGCGAGCGCATGGACGCGCTGCCGCCGATCCTGTCGGGCGGCGAGAAGCAGCGCGCGGCGATCGCGCGCGCGGTGATCTCGCGGCCGCAATTGCTGCTGGCGGACGAGCCGACCGGCAGCGTCGATCCGACGCTCGGGCGCCGCCTGTTGCGGCTGTTCATCGAGCTCAACAAATCGGGCACCGCTGTCATCATCGCGACCCACGACATCACATTGATGGATCAATACGAGGCGCGGCGGCTGGTGCTGCATCAGGGACGGCTGCACATCTATGAGTAG
- a CDS encoding cell division protein FtsX: MSRSGDEKVSLVDLGRERPQVPATARNMSPIVPRASISGRALVAVVAIMTFLASLTTGTVLLVSASAAEWQSEVSSEITIQVRPAPGRDLDRDAQAAVEAMRAQSGILEVRPFSKEESAKLLEPWLGSGLSIDELPVPRVIVARVQPGTTLDLAGLRARVTQVAPTASVDDHRAWIERMRSMTGATVFAGVGILILVIIATIISVSFATRGAMASNRPIVEVLHFVGAGDSFIANRFLRHFLRLGLEGGLIGGGAAMLAFGFSESIANWFSGTPVGDQFAALLGTFSLRPSGYLVLALQAVLIAAITAWASRRTLFATLDDID, from the coding sequence ATGAGTAGGAGCGGCGACGAGAAAGTGTCGTTGGTCGATCTCGGGCGCGAGCGTCCGCAGGTCCCGGCCACCGCGCGCAACATGTCGCCGATTGTGCCGCGCGCCTCGATCTCGGGCCGCGCGCTGGTCGCGGTGGTCGCGATCATGACCTTCCTCGCCTCGCTGACGACGGGCACCGTACTGCTGGTCAGCGCGTCGGCGGCCGAATGGCAATCGGAAGTATCGAGCGAGATCACCATCCAGGTGCGCCCCGCGCCGGGCCGCGACCTCGACCGCGACGCGCAGGCCGCCGTGGAGGCGATGCGGGCGCAGTCCGGCATTCTCGAGGTGCGTCCGTTCAGCAAGGAGGAATCCGCCAAGCTGCTGGAGCCCTGGCTCGGCAGCGGGCTTTCGATCGACGAGCTGCCGGTGCCGCGCGTGATCGTGGCGCGGGTGCAGCCCGGCACCACGCTCGATCTTGCCGGCTTACGCGCGCGGGTGACGCAGGTGGCGCCGACCGCAAGCGTCGATGACCACCGCGCCTGGATCGAGCGCATGCGCTCGATGACGGGCGCCACGGTGTTTGCCGGCGTCGGCATCCTGATTCTCGTGATCATCGCCACCATCATCTCGGTGTCGTTCGCGACCCGCGGCGCGATGGCGTCCAACCGCCCGATCGTTGAGGTGCTGCATTTCGTCGGCGCCGGCGACAGCTTCATCGCCAACCGCTTCCTGCGGCATTTCCTCCGGCTCGGTCTCGAGGGCGGGCTGATCGGCGGCGGCGCGGCGATGCTGGCGTTCGGCTTCTCCGAGTCGATCGCCAACTGGTTCTCCGGCACGCCGGTGGGCGACCAGTTCGCGGCGCTGCTCGGCACGTTCTCGCTGCGTCCGTCGGGCTACCTCGTCCTGGCGTTGCAGGCGGTGCTGATCGCGGCGATCACCGCTTGGGCGTCGCGGCGCACCCTGTTTGCCACGCTCGACGACATCGACTGA
- a CDS encoding YdcF family protein: MSLQPDDTSPKGHAAQARGWLRAVIVVPLALAFVAAAVGFIGFLSQLRGVETDPPHNADGIVVLTGGSSRVSDAMELLAAGYGKRLLISGVHPTNDANDISRSVPDSQGLMRCCVDLDRSAVNTRSNAAETRRWAHERGFKSLIVVTSNYHMPRAIVELSHAMPDITLIPFAVVGDKWRDEPWWTSGGTFRLLLSEYAKYVAAEMRVRLADIGLDLTSDLAEPAAVPRRPATAQANRD, from the coding sequence ATGAGTTTGCAGCCCGACGATACGTCGCCGAAAGGCCATGCCGCGCAGGCGCGCGGCTGGCTGCGCGCCGTCATCGTCGTGCCGCTGGCGCTTGCCTTCGTCGCCGCCGCGGTCGGCTTCATCGGCTTCCTGTCGCAATTGCGCGGTGTCGAGACCGACCCGCCGCACAATGCCGACGGCATCGTGGTGCTGACCGGCGGCTCGTCGCGGGTGTCCGACGCGATGGAGCTGTTGGCGGCGGGCTACGGCAAGCGCCTGCTGATCTCCGGCGTGCATCCGACCAACGACGCCAATGACATTTCGCGCTCGGTTCCGGACAGCCAGGGGCTGATGCGATGCTGCGTCGATCTCGACCGCTCGGCGGTGAACACCCGCAGCAATGCGGCGGAGACGCGGCGCTGGGCGCACGAGCGCGGCTTCAAGTCACTGATCGTGGTGACCTCGAACTACCACATGCCGCGCGCGATCGTGGAACTGTCACATGCGATGCCGGATATCACGCTGATCCCGTTCGCGGTGGTCGGCGACAAATGGCGCGACGAGCCGTGGTGGACGAGTGGCGGAACGTTCCGTCTCTTGCTATCGGAATACGCCAAATATGTCGCCGCGGAGATGCGGGTGCGACTGGCCGATATCGGCCTCGACCTGACCTCCGACCTCGCCGAGCCGGCAGCCGTGCCACGCCGCCCGGCGACGGCGCAGGCGAATAGGGACTAG
- a CDS encoding response regulator, producing MTRVLIADDEDSMRSLVARAIAMDGHETVTAQDGAEALEMLTRDEGAFDLLLTDIQMPIMDGIALALTAARDFPELKILLMTGFAHQRERASGLEAIVHDVVTKPFSVADIRTAVADALAARKAS from the coding sequence ATGACGCGTGTTCTGATCGCCGACGACGAAGACTCGATGCGCTCCCTGGTCGCGCGCGCCATCGCCATGGACGGCCACGAGACCGTGACCGCGCAGGACGGCGCCGAGGCGCTGGAGATGCTGACGCGCGATGAGGGCGCGTTCGACCTCCTGCTGACCGACATCCAGATGCCCATCATGGATGGCATCGCGCTGGCGCTGACCGCGGCCCGCGATTTCCCCGAGCTGAAGATCCTGCTGATGACCGGCTTCGCCCACCAGCGCGAACGCGCCTCCGGCCTCGAGGCGATCGTGCACGACGTGGTGACCAAGCCGTTCTCGGTCGCCGATATCCGCACCGCAGTGGCGGACGCGCTGGCGGCAAGGAAGGCGAGCTAG
- a CDS encoding TIGR02302 family protein: MSGANIDPSENPSRAARDSDADARLKLTQLKLTEALQRAKFAIAWERAWPHLARFLTVAGLFLVASWAGLWLVLPFAARVAGAALFGIAALVALLPLLRFRWPSREEGLSRLDRGAGVRHRPATTLSDTLTNKDPFALALWQAQRERTLASIKRIRAGLPRPRVSLHDPWALRALVIVMLVATYVAAGDERGLRVASAFDWNGIMAPANVRVDAWVTPPNYTGKPPIILSNANKDANAADSTPLAVPAGSTLLVRSSGGTIDVVVGGGVAEVAPEGQAPKGTNERHFKITGDGTAHVRAPAGQPQWKFTATPDRPPSIALAKDPERQARGALQMSYRLEDDYGVTEARAQFAARPADAPKDADGKKDVDGKAAQPRPLFEPPQFPLVLPNARTRNGVGQTVKDLSEDPYAGADVTLTLTAKDEAGNEGKSEPFNMRLPERLFTKPLARALIEQRRILALDANQNGQVYAALDALMIAPEMFMPETGYYLGLHTVSRQLEAARTDDQLREVVASLWALAVTIEDGNISDVDKALRAAQDALKQALERGASDEEIKKLTDNLRAALDNFLRQMVEQFRNNPQQLARPLDPNAKVLSQQDLKNMLDRMERLSRSGDKDAARQLLEQMQQMLENLQMAQPNQGDDDMQQSLNELGDMIRKQQQLRDKTFKQGQDSRRDRMRGKQGDQSMGDLQQDQQALRDRLKKLQEELAKRGMGPEQRGQKGQKGQGQKGDQAQQGDQGGDQGDDDGDGLDQADSAMGDASGRLGEGNADGAVDSQGRALDALRKGAQSLADAMQQGDGDQPGDGPGNRAGRQQSGGNQTDPLGRPLHGREFGDDYTVKIPGEIDVQRVRRILEELRRRLADPSRPQIELDYIERLLKDY; this comes from the coding sequence TTGAGCGGAGCCAACATCGACCCGTCTGAGAACCCGTCACGCGCTGCCCGCGACAGCGATGCGGACGCGCGGCTGAAGCTGACGCAATTGAAGCTGACCGAGGCTCTGCAGCGGGCGAAGTTCGCGATTGCGTGGGAGCGGGCGTGGCCACATCTGGCGCGGTTCCTGACGGTCGCCGGTCTGTTCCTGGTCGCGTCCTGGGCCGGGCTGTGGCTGGTGTTGCCGTTTGCCGCACGCGTGGCCGGCGCCGCCCTGTTCGGAATTGCAGCGCTCGTGGCGCTCTTGCCGCTGCTGCGCTTCCGCTGGCCGAGCCGCGAGGAGGGCTTGAGCCGGCTCGACCGCGGCGCCGGCGTCCGTCATCGCCCGGCGACCACGCTCTCCGACACGCTCACCAACAAGGATCCGTTCGCGCTGGCGCTGTGGCAGGCGCAGCGCGAGCGCACACTGGCCTCGATCAAGCGCATCCGCGCCGGCCTGCCGCGGCCGCGCGTCTCGCTGCACGACCCCTGGGCGCTGCGTGCGCTGGTCATCGTGATGCTGGTCGCGACCTATGTCGCCGCCGGCGACGAGCGCGGCCTGCGGGTCGCCTCCGCGTTCGACTGGAACGGCATCATGGCGCCGGCCAATGTCCGGGTCGACGCCTGGGTGACGCCGCCGAACTACACCGGCAAGCCGCCGATCATCCTGTCCAACGCCAACAAGGACGCCAACGCGGCCGACTCCACCCCGCTCGCGGTTCCGGCCGGCAGCACGCTGCTGGTGCGCTCCAGCGGCGGCACCATCGACGTCGTGGTCGGTGGCGGCGTCGCCGAGGTCGCGCCGGAGGGGCAGGCGCCCAAGGGCACCAATGAGCGGCATTTCAAGATCACCGGCGACGGCACCGCGCATGTCCGCGCGCCGGCCGGCCAGCCGCAGTGGAAATTCACCGCGACGCCGGACCGCCCGCCGTCGATTGCGCTCGCCAAGGATCCGGAGCGGCAGGCGCGCGGCGCCTTGCAGATGTCCTACAGGCTCGAGGACGATTACGGCGTCACCGAAGCGCGCGCGCAGTTTGCCGCGCGGCCGGCCGATGCGCCCAAGGATGCTGACGGCAAGAAGGATGTCGACGGCAAGGCGGCGCAGCCGCGTCCGCTGTTCGAGCCGCCGCAATTTCCGCTGGTGCTGCCGAATGCGCGCACCCGCAACGGCGTCGGCCAGACCGTCAAGGATCTCAGCGAGGACCCTTACGCCGGCGCCGACGTGACGCTGACGCTGACCGCCAAGGACGAGGCCGGCAATGAGGGCAAGAGCGAGCCGTTCAACATGCGGCTGCCCGAGCGGCTGTTCACCAAGCCCCTGGCGCGCGCGCTGATCGAGCAGCGCCGCATCCTCGCGCTCGATGCCAACCAGAACGGCCAGGTCTATGCCGCGCTCGACGCGCTGATGATCGCGCCGGAAATGTTCATGCCGGAAACCGGCTATTACCTCGGCCTCCACACCGTGAGCCGCCAGCTCGAGGCGGCGCGCACCGACGACCAGCTGCGCGAGGTCGTCGCCAGCCTGTGGGCGCTCGCCGTCACCATCGAGGACGGCAACATCAGTGACGTCGACAAGGCGCTGCGCGCGGCGCAGGACGCGCTCAAGCAGGCGCTGGAGCGCGGCGCGAGCGACGAGGAGATCAAGAAGCTCACCGACAATCTGCGCGCGGCGCTGGACAATTTCCTGCGCCAGATGGTCGAGCAATTCCGCAACAATCCGCAGCAGCTTGCGCGCCCGCTCGATCCCAATGCCAAGGTGCTGAGCCAGCAGGATCTCAAGAACATGCTCGATCGCATGGAGCGGCTGTCGCGCTCCGGCGACAAGGATGCGGCGCGGCAGTTGCTGGAACAGATGCAGCAGATGCTGGAAAACCTGCAGATGGCGCAGCCCAATCAGGGCGACGACGACATGCAGCAGTCGCTCAACGAGCTCGGCGACATGATCCGCAAGCAGCAGCAGTTGCGCGACAAGACCTTCAAGCAGGGCCAGGATTCCCGCCGCGACCGCATGCGCGGCAAGCAGGGCGACCAGTCGATGGGCGACCTGCAGCAGGATCAGCAGGCGCTGCGCGATCGCCTGAAGAAGCTGCAGGAAGAGCTCGCCAAGCGCGGCATGGGTCCGGAGCAGCGCGGCCAGAAGGGGCAGAAGGGGCAAGGCCAGAAGGGCGATCAGGCCCAGCAGGGCGACCAGGGCGGCGATCAGGGTGATGACGACGGCGACGGGCTCGACCAGGCCGACTCCGCGATGGGCGATGCCTCCGGGCGGCTTGGCGAGGGCAATGCCGACGGTGCGGTGGATTCGCAAGGCCGCGCGCTGGATGCGTTGCGCAAGGGCGCCCAGAGCCTCGCCGACGCGATGCAGCAGGGCGATGGCGACCAGCCCGGCGACGGCCCCGGCAACCGCGCCGGCCGCCAGCAGAGCGGCGGCAACCAGACCGATCCGCTCGGCCGCCCGCTGCACGGTCGCGAATTCGGCGATGACTACACCGTGAAGATCCCCGGCGAGATCGACGTCCAACGCGTCCGCCGCATCCTCGAAGAGCTGCGCCGCCGCCTCGCCGATCCGTCACGGCCGCAGATCGAGCTCGACTACATCGAGCGACTGCTGAAGGATTATTGA